The Haliotis asinina isolate JCU_RB_2024 chromosome 2, JCU_Hal_asi_v2, whole genome shotgun sequence genomic interval CCTAGAGATAAACCGTCACTCCTAGTGGTGTCTGTATTCGTTACTGCAACTGTgtacataaacatatatatattcactatTGTAACATGGAAATGAATGTAAAAGTATGTCATCGAATTGGGCTTTGCCCTGGTCATTGATCGGGAAGGCAACCGTACGTGATGATgcatcaccagaaatgggccaaCATCCGTATGTTGCATATTAGGCTGCTATACAACACATCGAAACTGGtaaaagattacaaaaatacCCAGGTCGTAATATTGTCATTCACGTAAGTGTGATAAGATTTCATAAACACACTGTCATGATCCGCAGGTAGTCTCGAACCACCAAATCTGAAATAAGTGGTTCTTCCCAAGCCATGTTCCTGCATTCGTCACTCATATACAGAGACGTAAATGTTGACAGGTGAGTTGCCCTGTCAACCTAATCACGTCAAAGAGATCAGTTTGTGAAACGGTGCCCTGGGTAACAAAGTGCTAGTATATACACTATGCCAAGTAGATGAACCCAGTAAGGAATCCATGTTCTAGGCTGTTGCTAGAGTTACTCTCCCGGCAGTGTTCCAGAGTCCACGCAACACCAGATGCTTCATGCGTCATCAGTCGTTGACAGTTCATTTTACAAGTATATACGTCGCGTTTCTTTCCCGTCCTTGTGACTTTAAGTTTTAGCCCCTCTCCTTTGGTAACAGTCAGGGGTGATGGAAACATCACCACATCGGAGAGTTGTGCCTCTTTCACCTCCATGTCGTGGTGATGTTGCAGCAGGGTTGTGCCCTCACTGTCAGTAACAACTACGTAAACAGACACACTGTCCGCTTTCTCCCCAGCATACATGTTTAGCCCGGTCAGGAGAACTGTGGTATCACAAGACAGGAATAATGCATCATGTCGACGTTTATCAGAGTTTACAGTTCGGTGATACTTTTGGTCAGGAGGTAAGCGAGACAAGGTATAGACAGATGTCCGAGATCTGTCACAGAACGGCCGTATATCCAAGTCCGGTATGGAGTATTTTCGGAACAACATTATGATATGGGCATCACTTAAGATACCTTCATTGCAGACGGCTGTGGCAAATGTAACTTCTGAAATACCCGGGAAGCGAATAAAATACAAACACTCTCCTAATACGTCTCTTTTCTCTTCcggggttacctccctttcttGGCGTCTACATTCAGCTTCCGCCCACGACATCACAGATCGGAAGATGCAAATCTCGTCAACCCTCATGTCATCTGCCTTCAGGATAAGTGTTAGACATTTCTTGCTTAAATCGCAAAATCCCTCACTGGAAAGACTTCTTTCGGCATTAGATTTAATAACTTCAAGAGCTCGTTCTTTAAGGTCGTCCTTATCAAACAAGTCTGATTGTTGTAGAAATACACATGCGTTGCTAGGCGACAAAGACTGTAAGCAGAACTCCTCACATTGCTTTTCCAGTTCTGTGATGTTGTATTTTCTCGCAGCATACATCATGTCAAGAACAGTGTTGGGGGCTAACGCGACCTCCCCTGAGTAGAGATACCTAGTAATGAAATGTTACATTGTTTTATTCTGATGAGAATCACACTTGTGTGtcaataatataaaaaataGAAGAACAAATAAAAGatagagtgagttgggttttactccacttttttagcaatatttcagcaatatcacggcagaggaCACGCAAAAGTGGGCGTCACACACTGAgaccatatggggaattgaatccgggccttcagcgtgacgagcgagcgagCAAACGCCTTCAGTAATATGAACCTTGCCAATCCAACAGTCTTAACTGTCTGTTTGATTCTCAGTTTAGAAGTAAAAGAACCTATACCGAAAAGTCGCATCATACTGTACTAAACTTGTCATCCATCAACAATTCTACCTTTCTTAATCCAAATTTTCATAAACCGGTGAAGATCccgattagaactgatcttcagtaacccacgcctTCTCGTAACAGGAGACTAATGTGATCGGGTGATCAAGTTCggtgacttgcttgacacatgtcatcgtatgaaaaTTGCcttgatcgatgttcatgatgttgatcactacattgtctggtccagactcatgtacaaaccacagccatatagctggattactgcagagtgcggtgtaaaactaacctcacccactcactgaattgtgtgtgtgtttaagttCTATCCTCCTGCAGCggtttgtttgacatttttaaACAAAGAATCTTAACTAACCTCAGGAAGATCGTGAAGTTGTCTTTCTGTACGTCAGGTATGAGTACCTGACCAGTCTCGGGGACTGATCCACAAAACATGGCGTGAAACACGGAACTGCGACTGACTAAAATGAACTTATGGGCCTGGATTGTCTCCCTGTGTTCCCCAACTAGGAAGGTCACATCAGCCAGTAACGAACTCTCCAACATGTGCAGGTTAGTTTCTGGGAAGGGTTTCCCACTTTGCCAATTTTCATCCTCAGTTGTCATGATGCGtctgaaaaacaaaagaaaattaaaCCACACTGTTATAGTTGTAATGAAAAAACTGTAacgaaataaaacatttaaacctGTTGACTAGCTCAAAGTGTTCCATGAAGCTCAGGATCTCCTGATGTTATGTGCGGATCCCGGACTTAGTGATCTTTTGTTTGACAGCAACTGAAGGAAGAGCACAGTCAAGGAATGGATCTCAATGACGAGCAATACTCACAATTAATAGGTCCGAAAGACCGGAAAGGATCTCAATGAGGAGCACTACTTCAAATTAATAGGTCCAAAAGACCAACTGTATAGTTAAGGAATGGATCTCAATGGCGAGCACTACTACCAAGGAATGCGAGCGGGAGACCAACTGTATACTCAAGGAGAGGATCTCAGTGACGAGCGGTACTCCCAAGGAATGGGTACTCCAGGAAGGGATCCCAAGCACTAACAGTGAACTGAAGGACGGATCCAAGAGGCCATCACTGAACTCCAGGAAAGGATCAGAGACCAAAAGTGTACTCAAAGAATAGATCTCAGTGTCGAGTACTCCCAAGGAATGGGTACTCCAGGAAAGGATCCCTGAGACTAACTGGAGGAAAGATGTAAGAGACCAACACTGTATTCAAGGAAATGATCCGATACAAAGCAATTGGCCATAAGAGAGTGgttatgtaaacaaacacacatgcatgtatttCATTATCCTTGTTAAAGACTTCTCATTGGACAACAGTTTTGTCAGCTACGTTCTTTGTACTTACACTGTGATGATATATATATGGAAACAATGGCATAATGCGATGCACGATTTAAGTGCCCGACCGGGGTTACATGTTTATACCTTTATCAAAGCCCCTCTATCATTACTCGCGTTCTGATtggtttgttatatttttacatAGAACATAGAAGCCTCGAGACGGAAACGTGTtttcttggaggttacggaaaggggcgagtagtGACGAATGACAAATCTCTTTATAGTGTTTCAGATGTTTAGAAACCTGTCACTGACTACTTCTGAATTGGTTTCTGTTGTTTCTATTGTGATTTGAAATTGAAGTAAATAAGTACCTAGTATTTGTGACaatagaaaatatatgaaataaatgaTAAGTGAAGGTAAAACATAGTGTGGATAACGACTGTCGACATGACTGCAACAAACTATAGCCGTCAAAGAAGGCGAGTTGGAGAGTTCCAACAAGGAGTCCCGGTTGAATGGTGTTATTGCATCGCTGCGACAGCAATCACATGATCTTCTGGTTATTTCTCAGTTATTTAGTTCAGCTCCTGTTTCAATATTAGTGTGAGTAGAGTCGAGCGACATCAGCTATGGGTATAGCATGTTCTGGCGAAAACTAccatcaaagggagataatatgCGACAGCCATAAGTTTCGCTTTCCAAGTCCTGCTTTCATTTCTGCTAACCCAACTAAGTGAACATTTGAATTAACCAGTTACACGTAGGTGGACATTTGAATATGAATGATCTTTAACAATTTCATTCCTCTGAAATAATCGGTGTAAATGTACTCCCACCTGCTTCTCCTGTGCGTGTAACCTACAACAGTGCCTTGTCTTGTTTCCTGGTTGACGTCACGTGACATCTACAGTCTCAACGCAATAAGAAGGCCGCACGTCTGCAGTGTTTTCCTTTCATATCAATCTCATTTGTGTTTGGAGCAGTTACGGCTCGAATAACTATTACACCTCTGTATATTTACTACTGTAGCGGAAGTACGCTCCCTCATACTATGGAACATATAATGGTGTATGAAATTTATTATAATTGAATTACACGCTCGCAGGCATTTCTGAACCCTCCACACAACACAGCCGGCCTCTAGCCAACAGTGAGGGTGACAGCCACACACGCATAGTGGATAGGacagtgggtttagttttacgccgttttaacaatattatcaCGGCTGGGAatactagaaataggcttcacacat includes:
- the LOC137272233 gene encoding BTB/POZ domain-containing protein 6-like, which produces MSRDVNQETRQGTVVGYTHRRSRRIMTTEDENWQSGKPFPETNLHMLESSLLADVTFLVGEHRETIQAHKFILVSRSSVFHAMFCGSVPETGQVLIPDVQKDNFTIFLRYLYSGEVALAPNTVLDMMYAARKYNITELEKQCEEFCLQSLSPSNACVFLQQSDLFDKDDLKERALEVIKSNAERSLSSEGFCDLSKKCLTLILKADDMRVDEICIFRSVMSWAEAECRRQEREVTPEEKRDVLGECLYFIRFPGISEVTFATAVCNEGILSDAHIIMLFRKYSIPDLDIRPFCDRSRTSVYTLSRLPPDQKYHRTVNSDKRRHDALFLSCDTTVLLTGLNMYAGEKADSVSVYVVVTDSEGTTLLQHHHDMEVKEAQLSDVVMFPSPLTVTKGEGLKLKVTRTGKKRDVYTCKMNCQRLMTHEASGVAWTLEHCRESNSSNSLEHGFLTGFIYLA